Proteins from a single region of Chaetodon trifascialis isolate fChaTrf1 chromosome 10, fChaTrf1.hap1, whole genome shotgun sequence:
- the mphosph6 gene encoding M-phase phosphoprotein 6 yields MANDSVRLSKNLLRMKFMQRGLDAETKKQLEEDEKRIISDEHWYLDLPELKAKENLIIEEKSFVPCEDLKFGRISFKGFNPEVEKLMALMNPKDEEEKEEEEEVSRMQTDVTDEEMALRYESLVGSMKKKFAKKRQRAATAEEEDLNHNVPETNTKRAFVKPQD; encoded by the exons ATGGCGAACGACTCGGTGAGACTGTCCAAAAACCTGCTCCGCATGAAG TTCATGCAGAGAGGTCTGGACGCAGAGACgaagaagcagctggaggaagatgagaagaGGATCATAAGTGATGAGCACTGGTATCTGGACCTGCCAGAGCTGAAAGCTAAAGA GAACTTGATCATAGAGGAGAAGAGCTTCGTTCCCTGTGAGGACCTGAAGTTCGGTCGCATCTCATTCAAGGGATTTAATCCAGAAGTCGAG AAGCTGATGGCTCTGATGAATCCaaaggacgaggaggagaaagaagaggaagaggaggtcagCCGGATGCAGACGGACGTCACAGATGAAGAAATGGCTCTGAG gTACGAAAGTTTAGTCGGAAGCATGAAGAAGAAGTTTGCGAAGAAGCGTCAGAGAGCAGcgacagcagaagaagaagacctgAACCACAACGTCCCAGAGACCAACACGAAGAGAGCGTTTGTGAAGCCTCAGGACTGA